In Gadus morhua unplaced genomic scaffold, gadMor3.0, whole genome shotgun sequence, one genomic interval encodes:
- the LOC115538457 gene encoding sterile alpha motif domain-containing protein 5, protein MTQGATLVFDWLSTLKLSQYVEAFVDNGYDDLEVCKQIGEPDLDAIGVRVEYHRHRLLSAVARLREADHRKSPGHYFTLEPLNPDGSNRPALLQPQERDLWGTSREGTGTAAFRHQASCPGNHNPRFTDCNDFVTYPKLKLKILIRDKLAKEGINLSKSPYTHKVRVCLSVYQCACRTSPR, encoded by the coding sequence ATGACTCAAGGAGCAACCCTTGTGTTTGACTGGCTATCGACCCTAAAGCTGTCTCAATATGTGGAGGCGTTTGTGGATAATGGATATGACGACTTGGAAGTTTGCAAGCAAATTGGGGAGCCGGACCTCGATGCCATCGGTGTCCGCGTAGAGTACCACAGACACAGGCTGCTGAGCGCCGTGGCGAGGCTGAGAGAGGCAGACCACAGGAAGTCACCTGGACACTATTTCACCCTGGAGCCGCTTAACCCAGATGGCTCCAATCGTCCGGCTCTCCTTCAGCCGCAGGAGAGGGACCTGTGGGGAACCAGCAGGGAGGGCACCGGGACCGCGGCCTTCAGGCACCAAGCCTCCTGCCCGGGCAACCACAACCCCAGGTTCACCGATTGTAATGACTTCGTTACTTATCCCAAATTGAAGCTCAAGATATTGATCAGGGATAAACTGGCCAAAGAGGGGATCAACTTGAGCAAATCACCTTATACACACAAGGTAAGAGTCTGTTTATCTGTGTATCAATGTGCATGCCGCACTTCACCTAGGTGA